Proteins from a genomic interval of Spiroplasma endosymbiont of Lonchoptera lutea:
- a CDS encoding IS30 family transposase — protein MGYKHLGIDERIYIENQLKFKVKISEIAKNLNRSISTINREVNRNKDNNHYFSLIAQNKAENRKQLHVYFHKFKNRELVKYVQQKLLLGWSPEQIYGRIKNFHQEWIISFKTIYNWIYSGLLEKVTSKNLRRKGKKRKSQENRGKFNGKSIKERNVNNRITLGHWEGDTVVSSRGKSKSCLITLVERTSRFTLAILVENRTTKVINKNISHYLSILPNNLVKTITFDRGKEFANWQQLEKNLNVKIYFADAYSPWQRGTNENTNGLIREKFPKKFNFSNTTKNAVHKFILSLNQRPRKILNYLSPIEYLVRKII, from the coding sequence ATGGGATACAAACATCTTGGCATAGATGAAAGAATTTATATTGAGAATCAATTGAAATTTAAAGTAAAAATTAGTGAAATAGCTAAAAATCTTAATCGAAGTATTAGTACTATTAATCGAGAAGTTAATAGAAATAAAGATAATAATCATTATTTTTCATTAATTGCACAAAATAAAGCAGAAAATAGAAAACAATTACATGTTTATTTTCATAAATTTAAAAATAGAGAATTAGTAAAATATGTGCAACAAAAATTATTATTAGGTTGATCGCCTGAACAAATTTATGGCAGAATTAAAAATTTTCATCAAGAATGAATTATTAGTTTTAAAACAATTTACAATTGAATTTATTCTGGATTACTTGAAAAGGTTACTAGTAAAAATTTAAGAAGAAAAGGTAAGAAACGAAAATCTCAAGAAAATCGAGGTAAATTTAATGGTAAATCCATTAAAGAACGAAATGTTAATAATCGTATAACTCTTGGCCATTGAGAAGGTGATACTGTAGTATCATCACGAGGTAAAAGTAAATCATGTTTAATAACTTTAGTTGAAAGAACATCAAGATTTACTTTAGCAATATTAGTTGAAAATAGAACTACTAAAGTTATTAACAAAAATATTAGTCATTATTTATCAATTCTTCCAAATAATCTTGTTAAGACTATAACATTTGATAGGGGTAAAGAATTTGCTAATTGACAACAACTTGAAAAAAATTTAAATGTGAAAATTTATTTTGCTGATGCATATTCACCTTGACAAAGAGGTACTAATGAAAATACTAATGGTTTAATTAGAGAAAAATTTCCTAAAAAATTTAATTTTTCAAACACTACTAAAAATGCAGTTCATAAATTTATATTGTCTTTAAACCAAAGACCAAGAAAAATACTAAATTATCTTTCGCCAATCGAATATTTGGTTAGAAAAATAATT